A DNA window from Syngnathus typhle isolate RoL2023-S1 ecotype Sweden linkage group LG2, RoL_Styp_1.0, whole genome shotgun sequence contains the following coding sequences:
- the LOC133150335 gene encoding membrane-associated guanylate kinase, WW and PDZ domain-containing protein 1 isoform X2, with protein MCCESRGQVKSGHSSSFAMSKTAVRKQHWRSRMQDTFVPLIGSSGELGVAVGGGADYGEFPFVTAAPGDGLTVGDIILEIGGTPVLGMTLGDVRGVLNSCPHPVRIKSVSPGATLCKDLRLYLSKCFTPGSVDSTLQQVIRENLYLRAVPCTTRPPRVGEIPGTDYNFVSIEEFFSLEESGALLESGKFKGNYYGTPRPVHISTESPPITYQEHRNLLRNFRTRSKSLSNLEKAAAQAERVDDDLGLPGGHRSPTGRRASSGGVACILENGFVGNRAVARGRDVMADDWEQAFSDPGDSHYIDHKRTSWQSPRAPSRESLYKNEWFTEYPEELQGFLVRTHMIKGSRGFGFNIVGGSKPREFLQVYSVTSNGPSALKTADILVYVNDVCVLGVSHKKVVEMLKSVPVGHGVDIAVRRGYPMLYNPDGCPKECLLDSSDPLLLPTTTQPEPFHHLPRRQTPTPQSRHLNGVEPGVFLDANGNAASFAGRQSSLRRSSLSNAASPPLTRPPRSLRTLARLQSLDPTLASQSDSEVVSAIGSHRASMIRNHNNNSMSTPQHPLRFGTSIKSSESDLSTCTLPVSRLQLPLSPKRPSSSPGGPRSAHAHLFRPQPSHLRPLLTPESPRRGFNGLHGSATSGLGKMANGGFGKGELVPVALAQTEADRGLGFSMMASGPGGEMTVVRRVWDKKQCNTLQPGDAIVKINGADVQSLSLAQVQTVLQEHTKQGEVTLLVYRGGIYQSVISPSSVRRLPPPLLHPPPPPGHSAILTDALPVPRTSFGTPPSTFSTGSSLIQSTSFLESIPVTLTMEPKDWISTGLEDDDGRVIEPDSGLEMREDERARRLRGFDVELKRKPGEGFGFVIASQDLENVKAASLLPHRLVTVRRGSPAAKSGQIRPGDRLEAVEGRSVVTLPHRELAQILRRAGNTLRLTVVPRPNAYSTNLSESTEYDLGHRNRKGQKSRPKRDSRYYSVNLDRGPSGFGFSLRGGSEYNMGLYVLGLMEGGPASRSQKIQVSDQLVEINGDSTTGMTHSQAVEQIRKGGHRIHLVLKRGNGYVPDYGHEHRITSPSRLRHPKEQGMAAVNPRRQRGRSSKQKRRSKSLDGREKGTRRRRRRGTGSRSPLRSPDSQPGKGEGSRRRASRSLPREALPTNDSHVRRVKIAERERSRERKEKKQEVAPLEEDLEDKVHVEDEDIEGVRVLPIPSPNEKLPRPKWESEEEPDEMGEIAAGYRHIKHLQGSMDHDNDDEQGGETLQRFAEDELSSDAQEEELSSDTRRYSISQRKPFSFLTSALSLNQLRDDESQSGGSQSDDTVSAASIFGQTLDLLPGPWLAPSRQRVARVVAEDGLSSRPRRQQTERSDDAT; from the exons ATGTGCTGCGAGTCACGTGGACAGGTGAAGTCTGGGCACAGCAG CTCATTTGCCATGTCTAAGACAGCTGTGAGGAAGCAGCACTGGCGTTCCAGGATGCAGGATACCTTCGTCCCCTTGATCGGCTCATCAGGGGAGCTCGGCGTGGCCGTCGGAGGAGGGGCTGATTACGGAGAGTTTCCTTTTGTCACGGCCGCTCCGGGGGACGGACTCACGGTGGGCGATATCATTCTGGAGATTGGAGGAACGCCTGTACTGGGCATGACGCTCGGAGACGTACGGGGGGTTCTCAACTCCTGCCCCCATCCTGTCCGCATCAAAAGCGTGTCACCAG GCGCCACATTGTGCAAGGATCTCAGGTTGTACCTGAGTAAGTGCTTCACACCCGGCTCAGTGGATAGCACACTTCAGCAGGTCATCCGAGAGAACCTTTACCTCCGAGCTGTACCTT GCACGACCAGGCCGCCTAGAGTGGGAGAGATCCCCGGGACAGACTATAACTTTGTCTCCATTGAGGAGTTTTTTTCTCTGGAGGAGTCGGGAGCGCTGCTGGAGAGCGGTAAATTTAAAG GGAATTACTACGGTACGCCTCGCCCTGTTCACATCAGTACAGAAAGCCCCCCCATCACCTACCAGGAACACCGCAACCTGCTCAGGAACTTCCGCACGCGCAGCAAGTCGCTCAGCAACCTGGAGAAGGCTGCAGCCCAAGCTGAGCGTGTTGACGATGACCTGGGCCTCCCGG GAGGACATCGGTCACCGACGGGGCGCCGGGCATCGAGTGGTGGGGTCGCTTGCATCCTAGAAAACGGCTTTGTGGGCAACAGGGCTGTAGCCAGAGGGAGAGACGTGATGGCGGATGACTGGGAGCAGGCTTTCAGCGACCCGGGAGACTCTCACTACATTGA CCACAAGAGGACCAGCTGGCAGAGTCCTCGAGCTCCAAGCAGGGAGTCGCTCTACAAAAATGAAT GGTTCACCGAGTACCCAGAGGAGCTTCAGGGTTTTCTTGTGCGCACACATATGATCAAGGGCTCCCGGGGCTTTGGCTTCAACATTGTTGGAGGCAGTAAGCCAAGAGAGTTCCTTCAGGTCTATAGTGTGACTTCGAACGGACCCTCGGCTCTCAAGACAG CGGACATTCTGGTGTACGTCAATGACGTTTGCGTGTTGGGAGTGTCTCACAAAAAGGTGGTGGAGATGTTGAAATCCGTCCCCGTGGGCCACGGTGTGGATATCGCCGTCAGAAGAGGATACCCCATGTTATACAACCCCGACGGGTGCCCCAAAGAGTGCTTGCTGGACAGCAGCGACCCCCTTCTACTACCCACCACTACGCAGCCTGAGCCTTTTCACCATCTACCTCGGCGCCAGACGCCCACTCCCCAGAGCCGCCACTTAAACGGCGTGGAGCCCGGCGTGTTTCTCGACGCCAACGGAAACGCCGCTTCCTTTGCCGGAAGACAGTCGTCACTGAGACGTTCTAGTTTGAGCAACGCCGCCTCACCGCCCTTGACACGCCCGCCTCGTTCCCTGAGAACGCTAGCCCGACTGCAGTCACTTGACCCCACCCTGGCCAGTCAGAGTGATAGTGAGGTTGTCTCTGCTATTGGGTCACACAG GGCATCAATGATCCGTAATCACAACAACAACTCGATGTCAACCCCCCAGCATCCTTTACGTTTCGGCACATCCATCAAGTCATCGGAGAGCGACCTATCCACCTGCACGCTGCCCGTGTCTCGCCTGCAATTGCCTCTGTCACCCAAGAGGCCGTCGTCATCCCCGGGCGGCCCCCGCAGCGCTCACGCCCACCTCTTCAGGCCGCAGCCCTCACACCTTCGACCTCTTCTGACGCCAGAAAGCCCTCGCCGCGGCTTTAACGGTCTCCACGGCAGCGCAACGTCCGGTCTCGGCAAGATGGCAAATGGGGGTTTCGGCAAAGGCGAGTTGGTGCCGGTGGCGTTGGCGCAGACTGAAGCGGACAGAGGCCTGGGGTTCAGCATGATGGCCAGCGGGCCAGGGGGCGAGATGACCGTCGTCAGGAGAGTCTGGGACAAAAAGCAATGCAACACTCTGCAGCCAGGGGATGCTATTGTCAAAATTAACGGAGCTGATGTGCAGAGTCTCAGCCTTGCTCAG GTACAAACGGTTCTTCAGGAGCACACCAAACAGGGCGAAGTCACTCTGTTGGTGTACAGAGGAg GTATCTATCAATCCGTCATCTCCCCCAGCTCCGTTCGGAGACTCCCCCCTCCTCTGCTCCATCCGCCTCCTCCGCCCGGCCACTCGGCCATCCTCACCGATGCCTTACCTGTACCTCGTACGTCATTCGGCACGCCGCCATCCACGTTTTCGACAGGTTCCTCGCTGATCCAGAGCACCAGCTTCTTGGAGTCCATTCCGGTCACTCTGACCATGGAGCCCAAGGACTGGATCAGTACAGGTCTGGAGGATGACGATGGCAGAGTCATAGAACCCGATTCAGGCCTGGAAATGCGAGAAGACGAGAGGGCCAGACGACTGAGAGGGTTCGATGTGGAGCTGAAGAGAAAACCAGGAGAGGGTTTCGGCTTTGTCATCGCCTCTCAGGATCTGGAAAACGTCAAAG CCGCTTCTCTTCTGCCACATCGTTTAGTGACAGTGCGCCGAGGCAGCCCAGCAGCCAAGAGCGGTCAAATCCGGCCTGGGGATCGACTGGAGGCCGTAGAAGGACGCTCAGTGGTGACGCTGCCTCACCGCGAGCTGGCGCAGATCCTTCGCCGAGCAGGGAACACGTTACGCCTCACTGTCGTGCCCCGGCCAAATGCCT ACTCAACCAACCTTTCAGAATCAACTGAGTATGACCTCGGACACAGAAACAGGAAGGGTCAGAAGTCGCGCCCCAAACGGGATTCCAGGTATTACAGCGTTAACTTGGATCGGGGCCCTTCGGGATTTGGCTTCAGCCTGCGAGGGGGCAGCGAGTACAACATGGGCCTCTACGTCCTGGGACTGATGGAAGGAGGGCCTGCGTCGCGCAGCCAGAAGATCCAG GTGAGTGACCAGCTTGTGGAGATCAACGGAGACAGCACGACGGGGATGACTCACAGTCAGGCGGTGGAGCAAATCCGCAAAGGAGGGCACCGCATCCACCTGGTCCTCAAGAGAGGAAACGGATATGTGCCCGACTATG GCCATGAGCACAGAATCACCTCCCCCTCCCGCCTGCGGCACCCCAAGGAGCAGGGTATGGCTGCAGTAAACCCCAGAAGGCAGAGGGGGCGCAGCTCCAAGCAAAAGAGAAGAAGCAAGTCTTTGGACGGACGAGAGAAAGGGACAAGAAGGCGTAGAAGGCGGGGAACGGGAAGTCGCTCGCCGTTGCGGAGCCCCGACTCACAACCCGGGAAAGGGGAGGGCTCTAGGAGAAGGGCATCTCGGAGTTTACCCAGAGAAGCCCTGCCAACGAACGACAGTCATGTGAGGAGGGTGAAGatagcagagagagagaggagtagagagaggaaggagaagaaacAGGAAGTTGCTCCTTTGGAGGAGGATCTGGAAGACAAGGTCCACGTAGAAGACGAGGACATAGAGGGAGTACGCGTGCTGCCAATTCCGAGTCCTAACGAAAAGCTTCCCAGGCCCAAATGGGAGAGCGAGGAGGAGCCTGATGAAATGGGGGAAATCGCCGCAGGCTACCGTCACATCAAGCACCTCCAGGGCTCCATGGACCATGATAATGACGACGAGCAGGGTGGAGAAACTCTTCAGAGGTTTGCGGAAGATGAGCTTTCAAGtgatgcacaggaggaagaattATCAAGTGACACAAGGAGATATTCCATCTCTCAAAGGAAGCCCTTCTCCTTCCTCACTTCCGCACTTTCCTTAAATCAGCTGAGGGACGATGAGTCACAGTCCGGAGGTAGCCAATCAGACGACACCGTGTCCGCCGCCAGCATCTTCGGCCAAACGCTCGACCTGCTGCCTGGCCCTTGGCTGGCTCCCAGTCGGCAGAGGGTGGCCCGCGTTGTCGCGGAGGACGGGCTGTCGTCGAGGCCCAGGCGCCAGCAAACAGAGCGGAGTGACGATGCCACTTGA